The Papaver somniferum cultivar HN1 chromosome 3, ASM357369v1, whole genome shotgun sequence genome includes a region encoding these proteins:
- the LOC113361032 gene encoding L10-interacting MYB domain-containing protein-like, whose protein sequence is MEKKEDEKANKITFRSVPEFRGLFIDQCLAQATEYGFSGTSLKQTSWGNLCKLFSEKYDCTITQKKLRNHWDYLRTQYVTWSRLLARTGHGYNAETNTFDWSEEQWIELDKTIKNASQFKNKGLEDAEKLQNLFDGKFSTGANRDTPGRVEPPCSAGTSITAGVSNNGSESRTSHGKEKNHEDDNEVDSSLNAKGSGRKRKKEMEEESSDLLTEKVCSIVTSMETHLQHKKLALEKDSAAEFMKALDNLLETDCITMDEYLSITLKASEMPGWQKLFVSLKSDERRVAFVHKLLKER, encoded by the exons ATGGAGAAAAAGGAAGATGAGAAAGCAAATAAGATAACTTTTAGGAGCGTCCCAGAATTTAGAGGGCTATTTATTGACCAGTGTTTGGCACAAGCTACTGAGTATGGATTTTCTGGAACTTCTTTGAAGCAAACTTCGTGGGGAAATTTGTGCAAGTTATTTTCTGAGAAGTATGACTGCACCATCACACAAAAAAAGTTGAGAAACCACTGGGATTACTTGCGAACCCAATATGTCACTTGGTCCCGTCTCTTAGCAAGAACCGGCCATGGGTATAACGCGGAGACGAACACATTTGATTGGAGCGAAGAGCAATGGATTGAATTAGACAAG ACAATCAAAAACGCTAGTCAATTCAAGAACAAGGGACTGGAAGATGCAGAGAAGTTGCAGAATTTATTTGATGGGAAATTCTCCACTGGAGCTAATAGAGATACGCCTGGAAGAGTGGAACCGCCTTGTTCAGCTGGAACTTCTATAACTGCAGGGGTTTCAAATAATGGATCTGAATCTCGTACAAgtcatggaaaagaaaaaaatcatgagGATGACAACGAGGTTGATTCTAGTCTCAATGCAAAGGGGAGTGGCAGGAAAAGGaagaaggaaatggaggaagaatCAAGTGATCTATTAACTGAGAAAGTTTGTTCTATTGTAACATCGATGGAGACTCATCTTCAACATAAGAAACTTGCTCTAGAAAAGGATAGCGCAGCCGAATTCATGAAAGCTTTGGATAATTTACTTGAGACTGATTGCATCACAATGGATGAGTATTTAAGCATAACTCTAAAAGCTTCAGAGATGCCTGGTTGGCAGAAATTGTTTGTCAGTTTGAAAAGCGATGAGCGTCGTGTTGCCTTTGTACACAAACTTTTAAAAGAACGTTGA